ACCGATCACGCGGAAGCGTTCGGCGTCGTCCATGAAGCCCTTGTCGCCGAAGCCGTTTTCGTTCGAGCCGAACGGCATCTGCGCGCGCAGCTTCCAGCTGGCGGGGATGTTCCACTCACGCGCCACGGCGGCGTCGATCAGCGGGTTGTAGTGCTGCAGGCTGGCGCCCACGCCGGCGTTGGCCAGCGCGGTCCAGACCGACAGCTGGGCCATGCCGCCCGCCTGCTCCGACCACACGGGGAAGTTGTCGGCGTACAGCGCGAATTTCTCTTGCAGGCTGCGCACCACGTCCTGGTCTTCGAAGAACAGCACGGTGCCGACGCCGGCGGCAAAGCTCTTGAGCTTGGCTTCGGTCTTGTCGAAACCTTCGGCCGGGGCGACCTTGCGCACTTCCTCGATGGCCAGGTTCCACAGCTTGTCGCTTTCGGCGCCAAACAGGACCACGGCACGCGAGCTCTGCGAATTGAACGACGAGGGGCTGTGCTTGATCGCTTCCTGGATCAGGGACGCCAGTTCCTCTTTCGAGGCGGACAGGTTGCGGCCCAGCGAATATTGCGTACGGCGCTTCTTCAGTGCGTCGAGGTATGCGTTGCTCATGAGGATATGCCTTTCGACTGGTAGATAGAGGGTAAGGAGTGAGCAAATTCTACTGGCCGATGCCGCGAGCGGCCACCTTTCCGGGCCATAAAACGGCGCTTTTTCCCGGAACAAACTGTTCCAGTTTTGTAGCGAATGGCACTCGACGCAGAGGATGGCGCACCGATTCGCCTGGCGTGCCCCGCGCCCTCGGCCCCCTCCCCGATCGCGTCGATCTTCAAGTCCTGCTTGAAGATCGGTTGAAAATCATTCGTTTCCCAGGCCCGCCGCGAACGGGGATAGTGCCCGCACCGGACAGGCCTTGCGCCTCGATCCCGATCCTTCGCCCCCGCCGGCAATCCGCGGCGCGGCGGCCTTTCCTGGAGACTTCCCATGCCGGCAGACGCCGATTCCTTTGTCGTTCAACTCGACGGCCAGGCCGCCACCCAGGCGGACCTGGCGCCGCTGGCGTTCGCCGGCTACGCGCACTTCACGGCGCTGCAGGTGCGCGATCGCCGCGTGCGTGGCCTGGACCTGCACCTGCGGCGGTTGCGGACCGCCTCGCAAGCCCTCTTCGGCCAGGCCTTGCCGGACGAGGAGATCCGCGCCCGCCTGCGCGCGGCGATCCAGGCAGGACCGGCCGACC
The window above is part of the Achromobacter deleyi genome. Proteins encoded here:
- a CDS encoding nitroreductase family protein gives rise to the protein MSNAYLDALKKRRTQYSLGRNLSASKEELASLIQEAIKHSPSSFNSQSSRAVVLFGAESDKLWNLAIEEVRKVAPAEGFDKTEAKLKSFAAGVGTVLFFEDQDVVRSLQEKFALYADNFPVWSEQAGGMAQLSVWTALANAGVGASLQHYNPLIDAAVAREWNIPASWKLRAQMPFGSNENGFGDKGFMDDAERFRVIG